From the Clostridium putrefaciens genome, one window contains:
- a CDS encoding O-antigen ligase family protein, whose amino-acid sequence MQLSNKVKKNLLFVLNCYLAALLLVPRDFSIYKNIGPADSMLCLLFIFYFIAILRCGDAKRYIVINSKRVFKNKLIKSMVLLFVFMIISTIYASNKLVSIGEAFRFFSYIMIGIMIYLELNNKSFFRMIITNYFVMTGIICIFGIIQFFTGKGVSTTVIIMDKVNRVQSTLGNPNAFGAFLVISFFPMLSLLISEKNKKIKWFYGFNLLLISINIVLSFSRNSWLAWTIGIVVLALLYSYKFLYILALGGAGALVFPSMRGRLLQFADVSQNMSRINIWRVALKMIKEHPFKGIGNGNFSALYDNYVERYPELWMEDIKGYPSHNSFLKVFSELGVFAFIIFIVIMGRIIKTVNFLRKNLKSYYGEFYTGFFISLIVMIILNLFDNIFFAPQVAVHFWIFAFIAEYIRENIVIFNN is encoded by the coding sequence ATGCAATTATCTAATAAAGTAAAAAAGAACTTATTATTTGTACTGAATTGCTATTTAGCAGCTCTTTTGCTTGTTCCAAGAGATTTTAGTATATATAAGAATATAGGACCTGCAGATTCAATGTTATGTTTATTATTTATATTCTATTTTATTGCCATATTAAGATGTGGTGATGCAAAAAGATATATAGTTATTAATTCAAAAAGAGTATTCAAAAATAAACTTATTAAAAGCATGGTGTTATTATTTGTTTTTATGATAATTTCAACTATATATGCAAGTAATAAATTAGTATCAATAGGAGAAGCATTTAGATTTTTTAGTTACATAATGATAGGAATAATGATTTACTTAGAACTTAATAATAAAAGCTTTTTTAGGATGATTATTACTAATTATTTTGTTATGACAGGAATCATATGTATATTTGGTATAATTCAATTTTTTACAGGAAAAGGAGTATCTACTACAGTTATAATAATGGACAAGGTTAATAGAGTGCAATCAACGCTTGGAAATCCTAATGCATTTGGTGCCTTTTTAGTTATAAGCTTTTTCCCTATGTTAAGCTTACTTATAAGCGAAAAAAACAAGAAAATAAAGTGGTTTTATGGATTTAACTTATTACTAATATCTATTAATATAGTTCTAAGTTTTTCTAGGAATTCTTGGTTAGCTTGGACTATAGGAATTGTAGTATTAGCACTACTTTATAGTTATAAATTTTTATATATATTAGCTTTAGGTGGCGCAGGAGCCTTAGTCTTTCCATCTATGAGAGGAAGACTCCTTCAATTTGCTGATGTATCACAAAATATGTCTAGAATAAATATATGGAGAGTAGCATTAAAGATGATTAAAGAACATCCTTTTAAAGGTATTGGAAATGGTAACTTTTCAGCACTTTATGATAACTATGTTGAGAGGTATCCTGAACTATGGATGGAAGATATAAAGGGATATCCTAGCCATAATTCTTTTCTTAAGGTGTTTAGTGAACTTGGAGTGTTCGCATTTATTATATTTATAGTTATAATGGGTAGAATAATAAAAACAGTTAACTTTTTAAGGAAAAACTTAAAAAGTTATTATGGAGAATTTTATACAGGGTTTTTCATTTCTTTAATTGTGATGATTATATTAAACTTGTTTGATAATATATTCTTTGCTCCACAAGTGGCAGTTCATTTTTGGATTTTTGCATTTATTGCAGAGTATATTAGAGAAAATATAGTAATTTTTAATAACTAG
- a CDS encoding YveK family protein: MELKEYIFIIKKRFKIILGITLLATILSAVISIFVIKPTYKSDISVIIGKSEVSESQNQNQNYNDVIMYQKMVKTYSEFAKSRTVSEDVIEKLKLDITPVDLLSMVTVAPKGDTEFLTITVKAKDPEEARKIANQLSLSLKSVSKAAKKADNVQLLDEASLASSKDSPKIFFNIIIALFLGVMMSVGLVFIIEYLDNTVKTEQDIEKLLEVPVIGIIPLTEEER; encoded by the coding sequence ATGGAATTAAAAGAATATATTTTTATAATAAAGAAAAGATTTAAAATCATTTTAGGAATTACTCTACTTGCAACAATCTTAAGTGCTGTAATCAGCATATTTGTTATTAAACCAACTTATAAATCAGATATATCAGTTATAATAGGAAAGAGCGAGGTTAGTGAATCACAAAACCAAAATCAAAATTATAATGATGTAATAATGTATCAAAAGATGGTTAAAACTTATAGCGAATTTGCGAAATCAAGAACTGTATCAGAAGATGTAATTGAAAAATTAAAACTTGATATTACACCTGTGGATCTATTATCAATGGTTACAGTAGCTCCAAAAGGAGACACTGAGTTTTTAACAATTACCGTTAAGGCAAAAGATCCAGAAGAAGCAAGAAAAATAGCAAATCAATTATCCTTATCTTTGAAAAGTGTAAGTAAAGCAGCTAAAAAAGCTGATAATGTTCAGTTGCTAGATGAAGCTTCACTTGCAAGTTCTAAGGATAGCCCTAAAATATTTTTTAATATTATTATAGCTCTTTTTTTAGGGGTTATGATGTCGGTAGGTTTGGTATTTATTATAGAGTATTTAGATAATACAGTAAAAACAGAACAAGATATCGAAAAATTACTAGAGGTGCCAGTAATAGGTATAATCCCTCTAACAGAAGAAGAAAGGTAG
- a CDS encoding glycosyltransferase family 4 protein: MKKLAYVITQSEMGGAQKNILLLCQGLKSSYDITVYSGSGGDMIGILEGMNIKHKSIPNMVREISPINDYKAYKYLKKEFLKEKFDIVHSHSSKAGVLAREAAKRAMVNNIVYTAHGFVFNEPMSKLKQTIYKIAEKREAKFSDNIICVDPKDITIAKDLGIIPKRELAYIPNGISFESDNNNMTLKESDTFTFGLVANFYETKGHRYLIKAFKEVLKTYPKSELILIGEGILKKEMISLSDEEDRIKFLGYKKNGGELIKGFNCFTLSSVKEGFPFVILETIKQKVPIISTDVGAIRDILKNGKYGIVIEKASIKEMQKAMEYVINNYEEAKNKSIMAYNYCKKVYSLENMIDLTKKIYEN, encoded by the coding sequence ATGAAAAAGTTAGCATATGTGATTACTCAATCAGAAATGGGTGGAGCTCAAAAAAATATACTCTTGCTATGCCAAGGACTAAAATCTTCTTATGATATAACTGTGTATTCCGGTAGCGGAGGAGATATGATAGGTATCTTAGAGGGTATGAATATAAAGCATAAGTCTATACCTAATATGGTGAGAGAAATAAGCCCGATAAATGACTACAAGGCTTATAAATATTTAAAAAAAGAATTTTTAAAAGAAAAATTCGATATAGTTCATAGCCATAGCTCTAAAGCAGGAGTTTTAGCAAGAGAGGCAGCTAAAAGGGCTATGGTGAACAACATAGTATACACAGCCCATGGCTTTGTTTTTAATGAGCCTATGAGCAAGCTTAAACAAACTATATATAAAATAGCTGAAAAAAGAGAAGCGAAATTTAGTGATAATATAATATGTGTGGACCCTAAAGATATAACGATAGCAAAAGATTTAGGTATAATACCAAAAAGAGAATTAGCTTACATCCCTAATGGTATAAGTTTTGAAAGTGATAACAATAACATGACACTTAAAGAAAGTGATACATTTACATTTGGGTTAGTAGCTAACTTTTATGAAACCAAAGGACATAGATATTTAATAAAAGCATTTAAAGAAGTATTAAAGACTTATCCTAAATCTGAACTTATATTAATTGGTGAAGGAATATTAAAAAAAGAAATGATTTCTTTGTCCGATGAAGAAGATAGAATAAAATTTTTGGGATACAAAAAAAACGGTGGGGAACTTATAAAAGGTTTTAATTGTTTTACACTATCTTCAGTAAAAGAAGGTTTTCCTTTTGTTATTTTAGAGACTATAAAACAAAAGGTGCCTATAATATCTACAGATGTAGGTGCTATTAGAGATATTTTGAAAAATGGTAAGTATGGTATAGTTATAGAAAAGGCTTCTATAAAAGAAATGCAAAAAGCTATGGAATATGTTATAAATAATTACGAAGAGGCTAAAAACAAATCAATTATGGCTTATAATTATTGTAAAAAGGTATATTCTTTAGAAAATATGATAGATCTTACAAAAAAAATATATGAGAATTAA
- a CDS encoding sugar transferase — MKNKKVVTETFKLGTYLIDSILVILSIYIAFIIKFQFEPPIYNLEPFIDIIPFIIVSYLIFMYVFGLSDILKKSIGETIYSITLTVISLFITTAFITFFARGFAFPRSVLIISPFIQLALLSIWRSIVWKLRRIQHGVKNSLIIGEKNIDYVAKKIILKQNELYNIKYICGSNSKNIDEYLDNVEVVFICNDVDYNIKSSIVDKCLDNRKSIYIIPDIYEIAILNSKLNRADDIPMFKVQKLGLNFEQLFFKRILDIITSIIGIVLTSPIMIIVAIIIKLTDKGNIFYKQERVTIGEKRFQVLKFRTMVMNAEKLTGPILAGEDDPRITKIGKVMRATRIDELPQFFNILKGDMSVVGPRPERPFFVEKFKAEISDFKYRTLVKAGLTGVAQVMGKYTTTPEDKVRYDIIYIKNYSILLDLKLILQTIKIMFMKESSEGVTLEEPLMDIIKKRNPKIVVDKD, encoded by the coding sequence ATGAAAAATAAAAAAGTTGTTACAGAAACGTTTAAATTGGGAACATATCTAATTGATTCAATATTGGTCATTTTATCAATATACATAGCCTTTATCATAAAGTTTCAATTTGAACCACCTATTTACAATCTAGAACCCTTTATAGACATAATACCATTTATAATAGTATCATATTTAATATTTATGTATGTCTTTGGATTAAGTGATATATTAAAAAAAAGCATAGGGGAAACAATATATTCTATAACTCTAACAGTAATTTCACTTTTTATTACTACAGCTTTTATAACATTTTTTGCAAGGGGATTCGCCTTTCCAAGAAGTGTTCTTATAATAAGTCCATTTATACAGCTTGCTTTGTTGAGTATATGGAGAAGCATAGTTTGGAAGTTGAGAAGAATACAACATGGTGTTAAAAATTCTCTCATAATTGGCGAAAAGAATATAGATTATGTTGCAAAAAAGATAATTCTAAAGCAAAATGAATTGTATAACATAAAGTATATATGTGGAAGTAATTCGAAAAATATAGATGAGTATTTAGATAATGTAGAGGTTGTTTTTATATGCAATGATGTAGATTATAATATAAAAAGTAGCATAGTAGACAAATGTTTAGATAATAGAAAGAGTATATATATAATACCGGATATATATGAAATTGCAATATTGAACTCTAAATTAAATAGAGCAGATGATATTCCAATGTTTAAGGTGCAAAAATTAGGACTTAATTTTGAACAGCTATTCTTTAAACGAATATTAGATATTATAACTTCTATAATTGGAATAGTTTTAACGAGTCCAATTATGATAATTGTAGCTATAATTATAAAGTTAACAGACAAAGGTAACATATTTTATAAACAAGAAAGAGTGACTATTGGAGAAAAGAGGTTCCAAGTTCTTAAATTTAGAACAATGGTCATGAATGCAGAAAAACTTACAGGACCTATATTAGCTGGTGAAGATGATCCTAGAATAACTAAGATAGGGAAAGTTATGCGTGCTACTAGAATAGATGAGCTGCCTCAATTTTTTAATATATTGAAAGGTGATATGAGCGTAGTTGGACCAAGACCTGAAAGACCTTTTTTTGTAGAAAAGTTCAAAGCAGAGATTTCAGACTTTAAATATAGGACTTTGGTAAAAGCAGGGTTAACAGGTGTTGCACAAGTTATGGGGAAATACACTACTACACCAGAGGATAAGGTAAGGTATGACATAATATACATCAAAAACTATTCCATTTTATTAGATTTAAAGCTTATACTTCAGACAATAAAGATAATGTTTATGAAAGAAAGCTCAGAAGGCGTAACATTAGAAGAGCCATTAATGGATATAATAAAGAAAAGGAATCCTAAAATAGTTGTAGATAAAGATTAA
- a CDS encoding WecB/TagA/CpsF family glycosyltransferase yields the protein MMIEILGYPIYSGYKKEILNGIEQIVSSEGCVHIVSGNPEVLYQGLFEKSLYENFTSKRSIIIPDGVGVIFSAKVKGLKVKEKIAGIEVMQDIISYCNKKDKSIYLLGSKESVVKRCKTNIESTYKNIKVVGYKDGYFDLDNCDDIIEDINKCNPDVLFVAMGCPRQERFIIRYMDKLPCKVFMGVGGSFDILAGELKRAPKWMITFGIEWLYRILKEPFRIKRMKSIPKFMIRAIIGKV from the coding sequence ATTATGATAGAAATTTTGGGATATCCAATTTATAGTGGATATAAAAAAGAAATATTAAATGGTATAGAACAAATAGTAAGCTCCGAGGGGTGCGTACATATTGTATCTGGAAATCCAGAAGTTTTATATCAAGGATTGTTTGAAAAGTCACTTTATGAAAACTTTACCTCTAAGAGAAGCATAATAATACCAGATGGTGTTGGTGTTATATTTTCTGCAAAGGTTAAGGGTTTAAAAGTAAAAGAAAAAATTGCAGGTATTGAAGTTATGCAAGATATTATAAGTTACTGTAATAAAAAGGATAAAAGTATATATTTACTAGGATCAAAAGAATCAGTAGTAAAAAGGTGTAAGACAAATATAGAGTCAACTTATAAAAATATCAAAGTGGTAGGTTATAAGGATGGATATTTTGATTTAGATAATTGTGATGATATAATAGAAGATATAAATAAATGTAATCCTGATGTTTTATTTGTTGCAATGGGATGCCCAAGACAAGAACGATTTATAATAAGATATATGGATAAACTTCCTTGTAAAGTTTTTATGGGGGTTGGTGGAAGTTTTGATATATTAGCGGGGGAACTAAAGAGAGCACCAAAGTGGATGATAACTTTTGGAATAGAGTGGCTTTATAGAATATTAAAAGAACCTTTTAGGATTAAGAGAATGAAATCTATACCTAAATTTATGATTAGAGCTATAATAGGTAAAGTGTAG
- a CDS encoding CpsD/CapB family tyrosine-protein kinase, which translates to MIDDIITVKNPKSRSAEAYRTLRTNIQFSSIDGDNLKTILVTSSGPGEGKSTVAINLAITIAQSGKRVLLLDCDFRKPSIHKKLGLPNREGLTNILIKDKDMDECILSTSTSNLFVLTSGAMPPNPSELLGTKKMKDTIINLEELFDIIIIDSPPVIAVTDAQILSTVVNGVIMVAAYGKAEKVALMKSKELIYKVGGKLLGVVLNKVPTDSQEYYYGNYYNEYESN; encoded by the coding sequence ATGATTGATGATATAATTACAGTTAAAAATCCTAAATCTAGATCCGCTGAAGCGTACAGAACTTTAAGAACAAATATACAATTTTCATCTATAGATGGAGATAATTTAAAGACTATACTTGTAACTTCATCAGGACCAGGAGAAGGAAAAAGTACTGTAGCTATAAATTTAGCAATAACTATAGCTCAAAGTGGAAAAAGGGTTCTTTTATTAGATTGTGATTTTAGGAAACCCTCAATACATAAAAAATTAGGTTTGCCAAACAGAGAAGGACTAACTAATATATTAATAAAAGATAAAGATATGGACGAATGTATTTTGTCTACATCAACATCTAACTTATTCGTTTTAACTAGTGGGGCAATGCCTCCTAATCCATCCGAATTACTAGGAACGAAAAAGATGAAAGATACCATTATAAATCTTGAGGAACTTTTTGATATAATTATAATTGATTCCCCGCCAGTTATAGCGGTAACAGATGCACAGATACTATCTACTGTAGTAAATGGTGTAATAATGGTAGCAGCATATGGTAAAGCGGAGAAGGTAGCATTAATGAAATCTAAAGAGCTAATATATAAGGTTGGTGGAAAATTACTTGGAGTAGTTTTAAATAAGGTTCCTACGGATTCGCAGGAATATTATTATGGGAATTACTATAATGAATATGAAAGCAATTAA
- a CDS encoding tetratricopeptide repeat protein yields MDINSKFKQKLQKLIFIEVKKEVVEELFNTKLINKDNIFIPVESSYITKEIVETLKLESIPLNKIVKSIFLILGADSEFEYNNIYKALVIKNEESIKYVKGEIACYVKEKNYEDAYVLLKGLISVDDDEENIEKAIWILEILRTKENEFIKEELELIDYLKTINSYDLPYFYEALIYKDEEEYENAILAIEECVKREGEFKTQSLHLKETILQSLNYQDGKELIYDDPKKALEKLLPLVKDHEENPMLFYHIAVAYRITGNYQKAIYYLNESRSIDSDILEVVNELGLNYASIGDYNNSIIYFKKGFEVSQSIEFCTNLAVSYLKIGDKKNAEVYISKGKEISPEDDIIKEIEKTIK; encoded by the coding sequence TTGGATATAAACTCTAAATTCAAACAAAAACTACAAAAGTTAATTTTTATAGAAGTTAAAAAAGAAGTGGTAGAAGAACTTTTCAACACAAAATTAATAAACAAAGATAATATATTTATACCTGTAGAGTCTTCTTATATTACTAAAGAAATTGTAGAAACTTTAAAATTAGAAAGTATACCTTTAAATAAAATAGTAAAATCTATATTTTTAATACTAGGTGCAGATAGTGAGTTTGAATATAACAATATATATAAAGCCTTAGTTATAAAAAATGAAGAATCTATAAAGTACGTAAAGGGTGAAATAGCATGCTATGTTAAAGAAAAGAATTATGAAGATGCATATGTGCTACTTAAGGGATTAATTTCAGTAGATGATGATGAAGAAAATATTGAAAAGGCTATATGGATACTAGAAATATTAAGAACAAAAGAAAATGAATTTATAAAAGAAGAATTAGAACTTATTGACTATTTAAAAACTATAAATAGTTATGATCTCCCATACTTTTATGAAGCATTAATATATAAAGATGAAGAAGAGTATGAAAATGCAATACTAGCTATTGAAGAATGTGTAAAGCGGGAAGGAGAGTTTAAGACTCAATCACTACATCTTAAAGAGACTATACTTCAATCATTAAATTATCAAGATGGAAAAGAATTGATTTATGATGATCCTAAAAAGGCATTAGAAAAGTTATTGCCTTTAGTAAAAGATCATGAAGAAAATCCTATGCTTTTTTATCATATAGCTGTAGCTTATAGGATTACAGGCAATTATCAAAAGGCTATATACTATTTAAATGAAAGTAGATCAATAGATAGTGATATTTTAGAGGTAGTAAATGAATTAGGACTTAATTATGCTTCTATAGGTGATTATAACAATTCTATTATATATTTTAAGAAAGGATTTGAGGTATCTCAAAGTATTGAATTTTGTACAAATTTAGCAGTTTCTTATTTAAAAATAGGAGATAAAAAGAATGCTGAAGTATATATTTCAAAAGGTAAAGAAATAAGTCCAGAAGATGATATAATTAAAGAGATAGAAAAAACTATTAAATAA
- a CDS encoding phospho-sugar mutase, which produces MYHYKVYEEWLSSKFIDNNTKGELISIKNNQTEIIDRFYKDLEFGTGGLRGLMGAGTNRMNLYTVGKATEGLAQYLNSTYKESSVAIAYDSRNMSKEFSEKTALTLCANGIKCYLFEYLRPTPMLSYALRQLHCNAGIVITASHNPKEYNGYKVYGEDGGQITDTKAKDIYKYINNVKVFEGVKTIKKELAIEKNLFNIIGEDIDSSYIDKVKRLSIRKDMIKENAKNLKIIYTPIHGSGNIPMRNMLKQLGYTDVHVVKKQEEPNGDFPTVEYPNPEDPKSFELAINLAYEIKPDIIFGTDPDCDRIGVVVFDKEEYKSLSGNEIGILLSNYIMQSLKESSLMPRNPIILKTIVTTDLVKKIAKDYNVEVMDVLTGFKYIGEKITEYENNKQKDFIFAFEESYGYLAGDFVRDKDAIITAMLISEMTLYYKEKGKTLYDALLEIYNRYGYYKEKLISIKLQGKEGQDKIERCIDYLRHSMKPTINNVNIIKKLDYKTGVEKDLIKIEEKIIGLPKSNVLKFILKDESWFVVRPSGTEPKIKIYISAWSYDSIDAEEKIVKLEHSIMDIVNNAMDIEH; this is translated from the coding sequence ATGTATCATTATAAGGTATATGAGGAATGGTTAAGTTCAAAGTTCATTGATAATAATACTAAAGGTGAGCTAATTTCAATTAAGAATAATCAAACAGAAATAATTGATAGATTTTATAAAGATTTAGAATTTGGAACTGGTGGGTTAAGAGGATTAATGGGTGCTGGAACAAATAGAATGAATTTATATACTGTAGGTAAAGCAACAGAAGGTTTAGCTCAATATTTAAATAGCACATATAAAGAGTCTTCCGTAGCCATTGCTTATGATTCACGAAATATGTCAAAAGAGTTTTCTGAAAAAACAGCACTAACGCTTTGTGCTAATGGGATCAAGTGTTACTTATTTGAATATTTAAGGCCAACTCCTATGCTTTCTTATGCATTGAGGCAGCTACACTGTAATGCAGGGATAGTGATAACCGCTTCCCATAACCCTAAAGAATATAATGGATATAAAGTATATGGTGAAGACGGGGGACAAATTACTGATACTAAGGCTAAAGATATATATAAATATATTAATAACGTCAAAGTATTTGAAGGGGTCAAAACAATAAAAAAGGAACTAGCAATAGAAAAGAATTTATTTAATATTATTGGAGAAGACATAGATTCTTCTTATATAGATAAAGTAAAAAGGTTATCTATAAGAAAAGATATGATAAAGGAAAATGCAAAGAACCTTAAAATAATATACACACCTATACATGGCTCAGGTAATATACCAATGAGAAATATGTTAAAACAATTAGGGTATACAGATGTACATGTGGTTAAAAAGCAAGAAGAGCCAAATGGGGATTTTCCAACAGTAGAGTATCCAAACCCAGAAGACCCTAAATCTTTTGAGCTAGCTATAAATCTGGCTTATGAAATAAAGCCTGATATAATATTTGGAACAGATCCAGATTGTGATAGAATTGGGGTAGTAGTATTTGATAAAGAAGAATATAAATCATTAAGTGGAAATGAAATAGGCATTCTTTTATCTAATTATATTATGCAATCTTTAAAAGAAAGCAGTTTAATGCCAAGGAACCCAATTATATTAAAAACTATTGTTACTACAGATCTAGTAAAAAAGATAGCAAAAGATTATAATGTGGAAGTTATGGATGTGCTTACTGGATTTAAGTATATAGGAGAAAAGATTACAGAATATGAAAATAATAAACAAAAAGATTTTATATTTGCATTCGAAGAGAGCTATGGGTATCTAGCAGGAGATTTTGTGCGGGATAAAGATGCAATTATAACAGCTATGTTAATATCAGAAATGACATTATATTATAAAGAAAAAGGGAAAACTTTATATGATGCCTTGCTTGAAATATATAATAGATATGGTTATTATAAAGAAAAGCTTATATCTATTAAATTACAAGGTAAAGAAGGACAAGATAAAATTGAAAGATGTATAGATTACTTAAGACATTCAATGAAACCTACTATAAATAATGTTAATATAATAAAGAAGTTAGACTATAAAACTGGAGTTGAAAAAGATCTTATTAAAATAGAAGAAAAAATCATAGGTCTTCCAAAATCAAATGTACTTAAATTTATATTAAAGGATGAATCCTGGTTTGTTGTTAGACCTTCAGGTACGGAACCTAAAATTAAAATTTATATTTCAGCATGGTCTTATGATAGCATTGACGCTGAAGAAAAAATTGTTAAATTAGAACATAGCATAATGGATATAGTAAATAATGCTATGGATATAGAACATTAG
- a CDS encoding tyrosine-protein phosphatase: MIDFHSHIIPSVDDGSSSFQMSLNMIENSKEQGVKAICATPHFIVGEYEIDRIEYLESIELLRKATCDIKIANGLELYINPELPYLYEKEKIWGINDKSYLLIELPMRDFPIYTKDVFYELRLLGLNPIIAHPERNIAILKDPSLLMDLVNQGTLIQMNAGSLIGIYGDRIKKFAESLVDKNLAHILGSDGHNDSKRNTNIKDAFEVIKNRNLDLYKWILNNEEKVLDGIEVEILDIISDKRKRLFDFFKKG; the protein is encoded by the coding sequence ATGATAGATTTTCATAGTCATATTATACCCTCAGTAGATGATGGATCTAGTAGTTTTCAAATGTCTTTAAATATGATTGAAAACTCTAAAGAACAAGGCGTAAAGGCAATCTGTGCTACTCCCCATTTTATTGTAGGGGAATACGAAATAGACAGAATAGAATACCTAGAAAGCATTGAACTCTTAAGGAAGGCTACTTGTGATATAAAAATAGCAAATGGATTAGAATTGTATATAAATCCTGAATTGCCTTACTTATATGAAAAAGAGAAGATATGGGGTATAAATGATAAGAGCTACTTATTAATTGAATTACCTATGAGAGACTTTCCTATATACACAAAAGATGTATTTTATGAACTAAGGCTTTTAGGGCTTAATCCTATTATTGCTCATCCTGAAAGAAATATAGCAATATTAAAGGACCCTAGCTTACTTATGGATTTAGTTAACCAAGGTACCCTAATACAAATGAATGCTGGGAGTCTTATTGGAATTTATGGTGATAGAATTAAAAAGTTTGCAGAAAGTTTAGTAGATAAAAACTTAGCGCACATTTTAGGTAGTGACGGACATAATGATAGTAAAAGAAATACCAATATAAAAGATGCCTTTGAAGTTATTAAAAATCGGAATTTAGATTTATATAAATGGATTCTAAATAATGAGGAAAAGGTATTAGATGGAATAGAAGTTGAGATATTGGATATAATTTCAGATAAAAGAAAAAGATTATTTGATTTCTTTAAAAAAGGTTAA